Proteins co-encoded in one Astyanax mexicanus isolate ESR-SI-001 chromosome 1, AstMex3_surface, whole genome shotgun sequence genomic window:
- the timm22 gene encoding mitochondrial import inner membrane translocase subunit Tim22, producing the protein MAAATGRGVERSAAADPPGDALQYSVLLQHLIGDRRQIKELSPGVMGGLPSPQKTEEQKMIERGMESCAFKAALACIGGFVLGGAFGVFTAGIDTNVGFDPKDPMKTPTAREVLRDMGQRGMSYAKNFAIVGAMFSCTECIIESHRGKTDWKNAVYSGCITGGAIGFRAGLKAGVLGCGGFAAFSAAIEYYLR; encoded by the exons ATGGCGGCGGCCACAGGTCGCGGGGTTGAGCGGTCAGCGGCGGCGGATCCGCCGGGAGACGCGCTGCAGTACAGCGTCCTGCTGCAGCACCTGATCGGGGACCGGCGGCAGATTAAAGAGCTGAGCCCGGGGGTGATGGGGGGCTTACCGAGCCCCCAGAAAACTGAGGAGCAGAAGATGATCGAGCGCGGGATGGAGAGCTGCGCCTTTAAAGCGGCGCTGGCCTGTATAGGAG GTTTCGTGTTAGGAGGAGCTTTTGGCGTCTTCACAGCAGGTATTGACACCAATGTTGGGTTTGATCCAAAAGACCCAATGAAGACCCCCACAGCGAGAGAGGTTTTGAGAGACATGGGTCAGAGAGGAATGTCTTATGCCAAAAATTTCGCTATTGTGGGTGCCATGTTCTCCTGCACAGAGTGCATCATAGAATCA CACCGTGGTAAAACTGACTGGAAGAATGCTGTATACAGTGGCTGTATTACTGGAGGTGCGATTGGATTCAGAG CTGGTTTGAAGGCTGGAGTTCTTGGCTGTGGAGGTTTCGCTGCGTTCTCTGCTGCCATTGAGTACTACCTCAGATGA